A region of Buchnera aphidicola (Nurudea yanoniella) DNA encodes the following proteins:
- the ssb gene encoding single-stranded DNA-binding protein — MASKGINKVILIGYLGQDPEIRYMQNGGAVTNVTLATSETWKDKNTGETKEKTEWHRIVFFNRLAEIAGEYLKKGSQVYIEGSLQTRKWKDQNGTDRYVTEVIVSIGGTMQMLGRNTHHSASTGYSKNNFRDPEKVLSKNDKGDQEPQKNTDSNNVDNLDFDDDDIPF, encoded by the coding sequence TCCAGAAATTCGATATATGCAAAATGGAGGAGCGGTTACTAATGTTACGTTAGCGACATCGGAAACATGGAAAGATAAAAATACTGGAGAAACAAAGGAAAAAACGGAGTGGCATAGAATTGTTTTTTTTAATAGATTAGCTGAAATTGCAGGAGAATATTTAAAAAAGGGATCACAAGTATATATTGAGGGATCGTTACAAACTAGAAAATGGAAAGATCAAAATGGAACAGATCGATATGTTACAGAAGTAATTGTTAGTATTGGTGGAACAATGCAAATGTTAGGTCGTAATACTCATCATTCAGCTTCCACTGGATATTCAAAAAATAACTTTCGTGATCCAGAAAAAGTTTTATCAAAAAATGATAAAGGTGATCAAGAGCCACAAAAAAATACAGATAGTAATAATGTTGATAATTTAGATTTTGACGATGACGACATTCCTTTTTAA
- the bioH gene encoding pimeloyl-ACP methyl ester esterase BioH, which translates to MTKFQWITLGNGKENLILIHGWGFNSTIWNILLPKLKINFKIHLVDLPGFGINNQLKFKNLNNTAKFLEKYIPDDSILLGWSMGGLIVNKIAILYPQKVKGIINVASSPCFIKKKNWPGISKKILYKFYYKLNVNYQQTILDFITLQITNSKHFNVKMHILKGLISYQRKPSALTLKKGLKLICSSDLRKEICKIKIPFLRIYGYLDILVPKEISKILDTHSLKTKSIIMRFSSHAPFISETYKFCSIILRFVKNLNI; encoded by the coding sequence ATGACAAAATTTCAGTGGATTACGTTAGGAAATGGAAAAGAAAATTTAATTTTAATACATGGATGGGGATTTAATTCGACTATTTGGAATATATTGTTACCTAAACTCAAAATAAATTTTAAAATTCATTTAGTAGATTTACCTGGATTCGGAATCAACAACCAATTAAAATTTAAAAATCTAAATAATACAGCTAAATTTTTAGAAAAATATATACCTGATGATTCTATATTATTAGGTTGGTCAATGGGAGGATTAATTGTAAACAAAATTGCAATCCTATATCCACAAAAAGTTAAAGGAATTATTAATGTTGCTTCGTCACCATGCTTTATTAAAAAAAAGAACTGGCCAGGAATATCTAAAAAAATTTTATATAAATTCTATTATAAATTAAATGTAAACTATCAACAAACAATTTTAGATTTTATAACTCTACAAATCACAAATTCAAAACATTTTAATGTAAAAATGCATATTTTAAAAGGCCTGATTTCATACCAAAGAAAACCTAGTGCCCTGACTTTAAAAAAAGGACTTAAATTAATTTGTTCATCAGATTTAAGAAAAGAAATTTGTAAAATTAAAATTCCTTTTCTAAGAATATATGGATATCTAGATATACTAGTTCCGAAAGAAATATCTAAGATATTAGATACACACAGTTTAAAAACAAAATCTATAATAATGAGATTTTCTTCTCATGCTCCTTTTATTTCTGAAACATATAAATTTTGTTCTATAATACTTAGATTTGTTAAAAATCTTAATATCTAA